In Yersinia enterocolitica subsp. enterocolitica, one DNA window encodes the following:
- a CDS encoding GNAT family N-acetyltransferase, translating into MLIRVEIPVDAPGIDALLRKAFKGDDEAGLVQQLREDGLLTLGIVATDDEGGVVGYAAFSPVDVGGEDRQWVALAPLAVEESLRRQGLAEKLVYEGLDSLNEFGYAAVVVLGDPAYYQRFGFVPAARHQLTCRWPDTEEAFQVYALAEDALTDADGEVVFSAPFNRF; encoded by the coding sequence GTGCTGATCCGAGTTGAAATTCCAGTGGATGCTCCGGGGATCGACGCCTTATTACGCAAGGCATTCAAGGGCGATGATGAAGCAGGATTAGTGCAACAATTGCGCGAAGATGGCTTACTGACGCTGGGCATTGTGGCAACCGATGATGAAGGCGGTGTAGTTGGTTATGCAGCATTCAGCCCGGTGGATGTGGGCGGCGAAGACCGTCAATGGGTTGCACTGGCCCCGCTGGCAGTGGAAGAAAGTCTGCGTCGTCAAGGATTGGCTGAGAAGCTGGTCTATGAAGGCCTCGATTCTCTCAATGAGTTCGGCTATGCCGCAGTGGTGGTATTAGGCGATCCCGCCTATTATCAGCGTTTTGGCTTTGTGCCAGCGGCCCGTCATCAATTAACCTGCCGTTGGCCTGATACTGAAGAAGCCTTTCAGGTGTATGCGTTGGCAGAAGATGCACTGACAGATGCTGATGGCGAAGTGGTGTTTTCTGCGCCGTTTAATCGGTTCTAA
- the potE gene encoding putrescine-ornithine antiporter — MSKTNNKMGVVQLTILTAVNMMGSGIIMLPTKLAEVGTISIVSWLVTAVGSMALAYAFAQCGMFSRKSGGMGGYAEYAFGKSGNFMANYTYGASLLIANIAIAISAVGYGTELLGATLTPLGICIATIGVLWLATVANFGGARITGQISSVTIWGVIIPVVGISIIGWFWFSGSAYAAAWNPHGVPTFEAIGSSISMTLWAFLGLESACANTDAVENPERNVPIAVLGGTLGAAVIYIISTNVIAGIVPNMDLANSTAPFGLAFAYMFTPAVGKIIMALMIMSCVGSLLGWQFTIAQVFKSSADEGFFPKIFSKVSKADAPIKGMLTIVVIQSVLSLMTISPSLNKQFNVLVNLAVVTNIIPYILSMAALVIIQKTANVPPAKARKANIIAFIGAMYSFYALYSSGQEAMTWGAIVTFLGWTLYGLVSPRFEFAAKTK; from the coding sequence ATGAGTAAAACAAATAATAAGATGGGAGTAGTACAGTTAACTATTCTGACTGCCGTCAATATGATGGGATCAGGCATAATTATGCTGCCAACCAAACTCGCCGAAGTTGGGACGATTTCTATCGTTTCATGGTTAGTCACCGCCGTCGGTTCCATGGCGCTGGCTTATGCATTTGCCCAGTGCGGGATGTTCAGCCGTAAATCGGGTGGGATGGGCGGTTATGCAGAATACGCTTTCGGTAAATCCGGCAACTTCATGGCCAACTATACCTATGGTGCATCTCTATTGATTGCCAATATCGCTATTGCCATATCGGCGGTCGGGTACGGAACTGAATTACTGGGGGCCACCTTAACGCCACTGGGTATTTGTATCGCGACTATCGGCGTACTGTGGTTGGCAACGGTGGCTAACTTCGGCGGCGCACGAATTACCGGGCAGATCAGTAGTGTCACTATCTGGGGGGTGATTATTCCGGTAGTGGGGATTTCAATTATTGGTTGGTTCTGGTTTAGCGGCTCCGCTTACGCGGCGGCATGGAACCCACATGGCGTACCTACTTTTGAAGCTATCGGTTCCTCCATTTCGATGACATTATGGGCTTTCCTCGGGCTGGAATCTGCCTGTGCCAATACCGACGCCGTAGAAAACCCTGAACGTAACGTCCCGATTGCCGTATTGGGCGGGACTTTAGGTGCAGCGGTTATCTATATTATTTCGACCAACGTCATCGCCGGTATTGTCCCTAATATGGACTTGGCGAACTCAACAGCGCCATTTGGCCTGGCATTCGCTTATATGTTTACCCCAGCTGTGGGTAAAATCATCATGGCATTGATGATTATGTCTTGTGTGGGTTCATTGCTCGGCTGGCAGTTCACCATCGCTCAGGTATTTAAATCCTCTGCCGATGAAGGTTTCTTCCCGAAAATCTTCTCTAAAGTCAGTAAAGCTGATGCGCCAATCAAAGGGATGCTGACTATTGTTGTCATCCAGAGTGTCTTGTCACTAATGACCATTAGCCCATCATTGAATAAACAATTCAATGTGCTGGTCAATCTGGCAGTTGTAACCAATATCATCCCTTATATTCTGTCGATGGCAGCGTTGGTGATTATTCAGAAAACCGCCAATGTTCCACCTGCAAAAGCGCGCAAAGCCAATATCATTGCCTTTATCGGTGCGATGTATAGCTTCTATGCGCTTTATAGTTCAGGCCAGGAAGCCATGACTTGGGGGGCGATTGTCACCTTCCTCGGTTGGACACTGTACGGTTTGGTTTCACCACGCTTTGAATTTGCAGCAAAGACTAAATAA
- the ubiU gene encoding ubiquinone anaerobic biosynthesis protein UbiU, translating to MELLCPAGNLPALKAAIDNGADAVYIGLKDDTNARHFAGLNFTDKKLQEAVNYVHSRKRKLHIAINTFAHPAGYSRWQRAVDMAAQLGADALILADLAMLEYAAERYPQVERHVSVQASATNDEAIRFYQRHFDVARVVLPRVLSMHQVKQLSRTSPVPLEVFAFGSLCIMAEGRCYLSSYLTGESPNTVGACSPARFVRWQQTPQGMESRLNEVLIDRYEDNENAGYPTLCKGRYLVDGQRYHALEEPTSLNTLELLPELFAANIASVKIEGRQRSPAYVSQVAKVWRQAIDRYLANPAQFSAKEEWMEQLGAMSEGTQTTLGAYHRKWQ from the coding sequence ATGGAGCTGCTTTGTCCTGCCGGTAATTTACCCGCATTAAAGGCCGCAATCGATAATGGTGCTGACGCGGTTTATATCGGCTTGAAAGATGATACTAACGCCCGCCATTTTGCCGGACTGAATTTCACCGATAAAAAATTACAGGAAGCCGTCAATTACGTTCACAGCCGCAAACGGAAATTGCATATCGCCATTAATACGTTTGCTCACCCTGCCGGCTATTCCCGCTGGCAACGGGCCGTTGATATGGCGGCACAGCTTGGGGCTGATGCCCTGATTCTGGCGGATTTGGCGATGTTGGAATATGCCGCCGAACGCTACCCACAAGTTGAGCGCCATGTGTCGGTACAAGCCTCGGCGACCAATGATGAAGCTATCCGCTTCTATCAACGCCATTTTGATGTCGCACGAGTTGTTTTACCGCGGGTGCTATCCATGCATCAGGTAAAACAATTGTCCCGCACCAGCCCGGTTCCATTGGAAGTTTTTGCCTTTGGCAGCTTGTGCATTATGGCTGAAGGGCGGTGTTATCTTTCATCCTATTTGACCGGTGAATCACCCAATACCGTCGGTGCCTGCTCTCCGGCGCGCTTTGTGCGCTGGCAGCAAACCCCGCAAGGGATGGAGTCTCGCCTCAATGAAGTGCTGATCGACCGTTATGAAGATAACGAAAATGCCGGCTATCCGACCTTGTGCAAAGGGCGCTATTTGGTGGATGGGCAGCGCTATCATGCACTGGAAGAGCCGACTAGCCTCAATACTCTTGAACTGCTACCGGAATTATTTGCCGCCAATATTGCCTCGGTGAAAATTGAAGGGCGTCAGCGCAGCCCGGCTTATGTCAGCCAGGTGGCGAAAGTGTGGCGGCAGGCAATTGACCGCTATCTGGCCAATCCTGCGCAATTTTCCGCCAAAGAAGAATGGATGGAACAATTGGGCGCAATGTCCGAAGGCACCCAAACCACCCTGGGCGCTTATCATCGCAAGTGGCAGTAG
- the ubiT gene encoding ubiquinone anaerobic biosynthesis accessory factor UbiT translates to MLGELRARLVRQGPALLRGPLKLTPFALQRQVLEQVLGWQFRQALLDGDLEFLESRWLKIEVRDLALQWFMTVENGRLVVSQQAEADVSFSGDANDLILIAARKEDPDTLFFQRRLRIEGDTELGLYVKNLMDAIELESMPTLLRVGLQQLAEFIEAGQQEGAASTSRTLASC, encoded by the coding sequence GTGTTGGGAGAACTACGAGCACGCCTTGTACGCCAAGGGCCAGCGCTGCTGCGGGGGCCGTTAAAATTGACGCCATTTGCTTTGCAACGCCAGGTGTTGGAGCAAGTGTTGGGCTGGCAATTCCGTCAGGCGCTGCTGGACGGAGATCTGGAGTTTCTGGAGTCTCGCTGGTTAAAAATTGAAGTGCGTGACCTCGCATTGCAATGGTTTATGACCGTGGAAAACGGTAGGCTGGTGGTGAGCCAACAGGCTGAGGCGGATGTTAGCTTCAGCGGTGATGCCAACGATCTGATTTTGATCGCTGCCCGTAAAGAAGATCCGGATACGCTATTTTTCCAGCGCCGGCTGCGAATTGAAGGGGATACCGAATTGGGCCTGTATGTGAAAAATCTGATGGATGCCATTGAATTGGAATCTATGCCGACGCTACTGCGAGTCGGTCTGCAACAACTGGCGGAATTTATTGAAGCGGGTCAGCAAGAGGGTGCGGCGAGTACTTCCCGTACATTAGCATCGTGCTGA
- a CDS encoding serine dehydratase subunit alpha family protein produces MSNTTDSALWTAFIHVIQRDVQPAVGCTEPIALALASAIAASYLPAKAERIEARVSPNLMKNGMGVTVPGTGMVGLPIAAAVGALGGDPDGGLEVLKNLSSQQVVEAKAMLDRGDVRVDMQAGDEILFAEATLYHGDQWACVTIAGGHTQVVRIVINGNVLFELAPESPSEQVACHAHDCLKQATARQVYQFATQVPFEQIAFILQAAKLNGALSQEGLTGNYGLHIGASLMRQRGRGLLVKDLLSDIMIRSAAASDARMGGALLPAMSNSGSGNQGIAATMPVVVVAEHVGASEEELARALILSHLMAIYIHNQLPTLSALCAATTAAMGAAAGMAWLLEPRYEPVALAIGSMIGDISGIICDGAANSCAMKVSTSVSAAYKAVLMALDSSGVTGNEGIVADDVDQSIANLCALACGAMRQTDSQIIEIMAHKCHCD; encoded by the coding sequence ATGAGTAACACAACTGATTCTGCTTTATGGACGGCGTTTATCCATGTTATTCAACGGGATGTGCAACCCGCTGTAGGGTGTACTGAACCGATCGCCTTGGCGTTGGCATCAGCCATTGCTGCATCATATTTGCCCGCGAAAGCTGAGCGTATTGAGGCGCGGGTTTCACCAAATCTGATGAAAAATGGTATGGGTGTGACAGTGCCGGGCACCGGCATGGTGGGATTACCTATCGCCGCCGCAGTCGGGGCATTAGGCGGTGATCCTGACGGCGGGCTGGAGGTGTTGAAAAACCTCAGTTCGCAACAGGTGGTAGAGGCGAAAGCCATGCTGGATCGGGGGGATGTACGAGTCGATATGCAGGCGGGGGATGAAATCCTGTTTGCCGAAGCCACGCTATATCACGGAGATCAATGGGCTTGTGTCACTATTGCTGGTGGCCACACTCAAGTGGTGAGAATTGTCATTAATGGCAATGTTCTGTTTGAACTGGCACCAGAGTCCCCGTCAGAACAGGTGGCATGCCATGCTCATGATTGCTTGAAGCAGGCGACGGCTCGCCAAGTTTATCAATTTGCCACTCAAGTGCCATTTGAGCAGATTGCCTTTATTTTACAGGCCGCCAAATTGAATGGGGCACTGTCGCAAGAAGGGCTAACAGGCAACTATGGTTTGCACATTGGTGCTTCACTGATGCGTCAGCGCGGGCGGGGGTTGCTGGTTAAGGATTTGCTGTCGGATATCATGATTCGCTCGGCGGCGGCATCTGATGCACGCATGGGCGGAGCGCTGCTGCCCGCGATGAGTAATTCCGGCTCCGGTAATCAGGGGATTGCCGCTACCATGCCAGTAGTGGTGGTGGCAGAACACGTAGGAGCCAGTGAGGAAGAGCTGGCTCGGGCGCTTATTCTTTCCCATTTGATGGCGATTTATATTCACAACCAGTTACCCACTTTGTCTGCATTATGTGCCGCCACCACCGCCGCAATGGGGGCTGCAGCAGGGATGGCGTGGCTGCTGGAGCCGCGTTATGAACCGGTAGCATTGGCCATTGGCAGTATGATTGGTGATATCAGCGGGATTATCTGTGATGGTGCGGCCAACAGTTGCGCGATGAAAGTTTCCACCAGTGTTAGTGCGGCGTATAAGGCGGTGTTGATGGCATTAGACAGCAGCGGGGTTACTGGCAATGAGGGGATCGTCGCGGATGATGTCGATCAGTCAATCGCTAATCTGTGTGCGCTGGCCTGTGGTGCGATGCGGCAAACAGACAGTCAGATTATCGAGATTATGGCGCACAAGTGTCACTGTGATTAG
- a CDS encoding GIY-YIG nuclease family protein codes for MSDSLWHLYLLRTTSGMLYTGITTDVARRLTQHQAGKGAKALRGKGELALVFHCEAGDRSTALKLEYRVKQLSKQQKEKLVMNQPSSLVSLLDVRTD; via the coding sequence ATGTCGGACAGCCTTTGGCATCTCTATCTGCTGCGCACCACCAGTGGCATGCTGTATACCGGCATTACCACTGATGTGGCCAGGAGACTGACGCAACATCAAGCTGGAAAAGGCGCAAAAGCGCTGCGGGGCAAAGGAGAGTTAGCGCTGGTATTTCATTGTGAAGCAGGGGATCGCTCAACGGCGTTGAAGCTGGAATATCGAGTCAAGCAGCTCAGTAAGCAACAAAAAGAAAAGCTGGTGATGAACCAGCCCTCTTCATTGGTATCGTTGCTAGACGTTAGAACCGATTAA
- a CDS encoding U32 family peptidase, translating to MKYALGAVLYYWPKTDIETFYQAAASSSADIIYLGENVCTKRREMKVGDWLALAKDVAASGKQVVISTLALLQAPSELNELKRYVENGEFLLEANDLGAVNMAADRGLPFVAGHALNCYNAYTLRILHRQGMMRWCMPVELSRDWLANVLQQCEELGFRDKFEVEVLSYGHLPLAYSARCFTARSEDRAKDECETCCIKYPQGRKVLSQEDQQVFILNGIQTQSGYCYNLGNDLISMQGLVDIVRLSPQGMETLDVIDQFRANELGLNPLTLADKADCNGYWRRLAGLELVS from the coding sequence ATGAAGTACGCCTTAGGCGCAGTACTCTATTACTGGCCGAAAACCGATATTGAAACTTTTTATCAGGCCGCGGCCAGCAGCAGTGCCGATATTATTTATCTTGGTGAGAATGTTTGTACCAAACGCCGCGAAATGAAAGTGGGTGATTGGTTAGCACTCGCCAAAGATGTTGCCGCCAGTGGCAAACAGGTGGTGATTTCCACACTGGCCCTGCTGCAAGCACCATCAGAATTAAATGAATTAAAGCGCTATGTCGAAAACGGCGAGTTCTTGTTAGAAGCCAATGACTTAGGTGCAGTGAATATGGCGGCCGATCGCGGTTTACCCTTTGTCGCCGGTCATGCCCTCAATTGCTATAACGCCTATACTCTGCGCATTTTGCATCGTCAGGGCATGATGCGCTGGTGTATGCCAGTTGAGCTTTCGCGCGATTGGCTGGCGAATGTGCTGCAACAGTGCGAAGAACTGGGATTTCGCGATAAATTTGAAGTTGAAGTCTTGAGCTACGGTCACCTGCCACTGGCTTATTCTGCCCGCTGTTTTACCGCGCGTTCAGAAGACCGGGCCAAAGATGAATGTGAAACCTGCTGCATTAAGTACCCACAAGGTCGAAAGGTGTTGTCACAGGAAGACCAACAGGTGTTTATCCTTAATGGGATTCAGACCCAAAGTGGCTATTGCTATAACCTTGGTAACGATCTGATTTCCATGCAAGGTTTGGTGGATATTGTTCGCCTTTCGCCGCAAGGCATGGAAACGCTGGATGTCATTGATCAGTTTCGCGCCAATGAGTTGGGATTAAACCCACTGACACTGGCCGATAAAGCCGATTGTAATGGCTACTGGCGACGGCTGGCAGGATTAGAATTAGTGTCATAA